The Asticcacaulis excentricus CB 48 genome includes a window with the following:
- the rpmF gene encoding 50S ribosomal protein L32 yields MAVPKRKVSPSRRNMRRSHHALGANSFVEDKDTGELRRPHHIDLKTGIYKGRQVITPKKD; encoded by the coding sequence ATGGCCGTACCTAAGCGGAAAGTATCCCCCTCGCGGCGCAACATGCGTCGCTCGCACCACGCGCTCGGCGCCAACTCGTTTGTGGAAGACAAGGACACCGGCGAACTGCGCCGTCCGCACCACATCGACCTGAAGACCGGCATCTACAAGGGCCGTCAGGTGATTACGCCGAAAAAGGACTAA
- a CDS encoding glycine zipper domain-containing protein, with protein MKPSFFQRHLPLALIGVGLFALAAPTLASAQGYDGYCYQRKSNSTATGAVIGALAGAAIGNGSSHRYDRGGNTVAGAALGAVVGGALGNASVDCHDGRYYSYERSGYYDPPPPPPGYGVVYYESRPRYDGYYVYRERYYGPRYYPAPRSYYYRDRYDRYDRYDRHERREREYYHHRRERW; from the coding sequence ATGAAACCCTCGTTTTTTCAACGGCATCTGCCGCTGGCCCTGATCGGGGTCGGCCTGTTCGCTTTGGCCGCCCCTACCCTGGCTTCGGCACAAGGCTATGACGGCTATTGCTATCAGCGTAAATCCAACTCCACGGCGACGGGCGCGGTGATCGGCGCTCTGGCCGGAGCGGCCATCGGCAACGGTTCCTCGCATCGCTATGACCGGGGCGGTAATACCGTGGCCGGTGCCGCCTTAGGTGCCGTAGTGGGCGGAGCCTTAGGCAATGCCTCCGTCGATTGCCACGATGGCCGCTACTATTCCTATGAACGCAGTGGTTACTATGACCCGCCGCCCCCGCCGCCGGGTTATGGCGTCGTCTATTACGAATCGCGCCCGCGCTATGATGGCTATTATGTCTATCGCGAGCGCTATTACGGCCCGCGCTACTATCCAGCCCCGCGCAGCTATTATTACCGCGACCGCTATGACCGTTACGATCGTTATGACCGCCATGAGCGGCGCGAACGGGAATATTATCATCATCGCCGTGAGCGATGGTAA
- a CDS encoding MerR family transcriptional regulator, with translation MSKGPLAFRTISETADAVGVPQHVLRFWETKFTFIRPTKRAGGRRFYRPQDIDLLMGVKVLLHDRGYTIRGVQKLYKDEGQKALLSAGQGGSTAFIPAADVYVEPDDAPMEVVSAPPLPRKVMADSAEPAFDFDEMSALPVVRGLSEETRTRLLAIAQSLENAQKTMLISLKGL, from the coding sequence GTGTCCAAGGGGCCTCTCGCCTTTCGTACCATTTCCGAGACCGCTGACGCTGTGGGCGTGCCCCAGCATGTGCTGCGGTTCTGGGAAACCAAGTTCACCTTTATCCGTCCGACCAAGCGCGCCGGGGGGCGTCGCTTCTACCGTCCGCAGGATATTGACCTGCTGATGGGGGTGAAGGTGCTGCTGCACGACCGCGGCTATACGATTCGCGGCGTTCAGAAGCTGTACAAGGACGAGGGACAAAAGGCGCTGCTGTCGGCCGGGCAGGGGGGCAGTACGGCCTTCATCCCGGCGGCGGATGTTTACGTGGAACCGGATGACGCGCCGATGGAGGTCGTATCCGCGCCGCCCTTACCGCGCAAAGTCATGGCAGACAGTGCCGAACCGGCGTTTGATTTTGACGAGATGTCGGCCCTGCCGGTCGTTCGCGGCCTGAGCGAAGAGACGCGCACACGCCTTCTGGCCATCGCTCAAAGCCTCGAAAACGCTCAGAAAACCATGCTAATCAGCCTGAAGGGCCTCTAA
- a CDS encoding integration host factor subunit alpha, producing MKATTLTRAELFEAVHNELGLPRQECAALVERTLDLVIDSLEKGETVKLSGFGVFQVREKNARVGRNPKTGKPAAIDPRKVISFRASQIMKARVDAGIGE from the coding sequence ATGAAAGCCACGACCCTGACCCGCGCCGAACTGTTCGAAGCGGTGCATAATGAGCTGGGCCTGCCGCGTCAGGAATGTGCGGCTCTTGTTGAACGCACCCTCGATCTGGTCATTGACTCGCTGGAAAAGGGCGAGACGGTCAAGCTGTCAGGCTTTGGCGTGTTTCAGGTCCGAGAAAAGAACGCCCGCGTGGGCCGTAACCCCAAGACCGGCAAGCCAGCGGCCATTGATCCGCGCAAGGTCATCTCCTTCCGGGCCTCGCAGATCATGAAGGCCCGCGTCGATGCCGGCATCGGCGAATAA
- a CDS encoding beta-ketoacyl-ACP synthase III yields MSVTRTAVTGVGGYLPETVLSNEDFTRMVDTTDEWIVARTGIRKRHKAGDDQLTSDLAVEAAKIALEAAGRTIEDIDLIIVATTTPDMTFPSTASIVQAKLGVPRGAAFDVQAVCSGFVYALSVADGFVARGLSKCALVIGAEVMSRILDYTDRSTCILFGDGAGAVVLEAAQGQGTAEDTGILSFDLQCDGSKTDLLYVDGGVFDSGRHVGKIRMQGNQVFKHAVQKISEAAESAMHKAGLDHQAVDWFIPHQANQRILDGVADRLGLDREKVISTVAEHANTSAASIPLAWYAGIQDGRVKKGDLVLIEALGGGLTWAAAAIRL; encoded by the coding sequence ATGAGCGTAACACGTACGGCGGTAACCGGCGTCGGCGGTTATCTGCCTGAAACGGTCCTCTCTAACGAGGACTTCACCCGCATGGTGGATACCACGGACGAATGGATCGTGGCGCGCACTGGCATCCGCAAGCGTCATAAGGCGGGCGATGACCAGTTGACCAGCGATCTGGCCGTCGAGGCGGCGAAGATCGCGCTTGAAGCCGCGGGGCGCACGATTGAGGATATCGACCTCATTATCGTGGCCACCACCACGCCGGACATGACCTTTCCGTCCACCGCTTCGATCGTTCAGGCCAAGCTGGGCGTGCCGCGCGGCGCGGCCTTCGACGTGCAGGCGGTCTGTTCGGGCTTCGTCTATGCTCTTAGCGTGGCTGATGGGTTTGTCGCGCGCGGCCTGTCGAAATGCGCGCTGGTCATCGGGGCCGAGGTGATGAGCCGCATCCTCGACTACACGGACCGTTCGACCTGCATCCTGTTTGGCGACGGGGCCGGGGCCGTGGTGCTTGAAGCCGCCCAAGGCCAGGGCACGGCTGAGGATACAGGCATCCTCAGCTTTGATCTGCAATGCGATGGTTCCAAGACCGACCTGCTTTATGTGGATGGCGGGGTCTTCGATTCAGGCCGACACGTCGGCAAGATTCGCATGCAGGGCAATCAGGTGTTCAAACACGCCGTGCAGAAAATCTCCGAAGCCGCCGAATCGGCTATGCACAAGGCGGGGCTGGATCATCAGGCGGTGGACTGGTTTATCCCGCATCAGGCCAATCAGCGCATCCTTGACGGTGTGGCTGACCGGTTGGGGCTTGATCGTGAGAAGGTCATCTCGACTGTGGCCGAACACGCCAACACCTCAGCCGCCTCGATTCCTTTGGCCTGGTATGCCGGGATACAGGACGGACGGGTCAAAAAGGGCGATCTGGTGCTGATCGAAGCGCTGGGCGGCGGCCTGACCTGGGCGGCGGCGGCGATCCGCCTGTAA
- the plsX gene encoding phosphate acyltransferase PlsX yields the protein MGVAPEGTVVIAIDAMGGDHGPRVTVPGTAEALKRDGSGRLRFLLHGDEALIAPELAKCPELKAVATIVHTDQSVAMDEKPAQALRRRTTSLFMAISSVKSGAAHAVVSAGNTGALMALSKMILKMITEDLERPPIACSWPNAKGGMGTVLDVGANVTSDANQLIEFAVMGTAFHRAVRGKDKPTVGLLNVGSEDVKGHEEVREAHRILREGVDGINYYGFVEGDDIGKGTVDVVVTDGFTGNIALKTAEGTAKFVKNLFKDALTSSLLSKLGALLAAPALRAMAKTVDPGAANGGPLLGLNGIVVKSHGGAEAWAYSNAVSVAISLAASAYATDIRKALAYVRKAHVASPETPQMADEKVS from the coding sequence ATAGGCGTCGCCCCTGAGGGCACAGTTGTCATCGCAATCGATGCCATGGGCGGCGATCATGGCCCTCGTGTGACTGTGCCGGGTACGGCAGAAGCGCTGAAGCGCGACGGTTCGGGCCGGTTGCGTTTTCTGCTGCACGGTGATGAGGCGTTGATTGCGCCGGAACTGGCCAAATGTCCGGAATTGAAGGCCGTCGCCACCATTGTCCACACGGATCAGTCGGTAGCCATGGACGAAAAGCCGGCTCAGGCCCTGCGACGCCGGACAACCAGCCTGTTTATGGCCATTTCCTCGGTCAAAAGCGGCGCGGCCCATGCGGTCGTCTCGGCAGGGAACACCGGCGCGCTGATGGCGCTGTCGAAGATGATCCTCAAGATGATCACCGAAGACCTTGAGCGTCCGCCGATTGCCTGTTCGTGGCCGAATGCCAAGGGTGGTATGGGGACGGTGCTCGATGTCGGGGCCAATGTGACCTCCGATGCCAATCAGCTGATCGAATTTGCCGTCATGGGCACGGCCTTCCACCGCGCCGTGCGCGGCAAGGACAAGCCCACGGTCGGACTGCTTAATGTTGGCTCTGAGGACGTCAAGGGTCATGAAGAGGTGCGTGAGGCGCACCGTATCCTGCGCGAAGGCGTGGACGGCATCAATTATTACGGGTTTGTTGAAGGCGACGATATCGGCAAGGGCACGGTGGACGTGGTCGTCACCGATGGTTTTACGGGCAATATCGCTCTGAAAACTGCCGAAGGCACCGCCAAGTTCGTCAAGAACCTGTTCAAGGACGCGCTGACCTCGTCGTTGCTGTCCAAGCTGGGGGCGCTTCTCGCCGCCCCGGCGCTGCGGGCTATGGCCAAAACGGTCGATCCGGGTGCGGCCAATGGCGGTCCGCTTCTGGGGCTCAACGGCATTGTCGTCAAAAGCCACGGCGGGGCCGAGGCTTGGGCCTATTCCAATGCCGTGAGCGTCGCCATTTCGTTGGCCGCCAGTGCCTATGCGACGGACATCCGCAAGGCGCTGGCCTACGTTCGCAAGGCGCACGTTGCATCCCCTGAAACGCCGCAGATGGCGGATGAAAAGGTATCCTGA
- a CDS encoding YceD family protein, with protein sequence MTEADAPLWTHTVRFDEAFRGLDLTLTADAARRTLIAENFGMIDLHDLTAKVTTKGRKLPGSDEVIVDVDLSGEVTQECGVTLEPFRHPIAACIDVVVVAQARKSKTNEEETELSVEDLDVPDVAVNGQIDVGQYVIEALGEAYDPFARKPGAVFAEPDQPKEPSPFAVLSRLKGDDA encoded by the coding sequence ATGACCGAAGCCGATGCCCCGCTGTGGACGCACACTGTGCGCTTTGACGAGGCCTTTCGCGGGCTCGATCTGACCCTGACGGCCGATGCGGCGCGCCGCACGCTGATTGCCGAAAACTTCGGCATGATCGACCTGCACGACCTGACGGCAAAGGTCACGACGAAAGGCCGCAAATTGCCGGGCAGCGATGAGGTGATCGTCGATGTCGATCTGAGCGGGGAAGTGACGCAGGAATGCGGCGTGACGCTCGAACCCTTCCGGCATCCGATCGCGGCGTGCATCGACGTCGTGGTGGTGGCGCAGGCGCGCAAGAGCAAGACAAACGAGGAAGAGACGGAACTGAGCGTCGAAGACCTCGATGTGCCCGACGTGGCGGTCAACGGTCAGATTGATGTCGGTCAGTATGTTATCGAAGCGCTTGGCGAAGCCTATGATCCCTTTGCACGTAAGCCGGGCGCCGTGTTCGCGGAGCCGGATCAGCCCAAGGAGCCGTCGCCCTTTGCTGTGCTGTCGCGCCTGAAGGGCGATGACGCCTGA
- a CDS encoding ubiquinol-cytochrome C chaperone family protein: MLDKFLSSLGESLGLKKPSPTRVAGEALYAAAVAQSRQVVFYTDYGVKDEIGARFELLVLHVVLLINRLKSDEEQYRETSQALFDSLLLALDDTLREQGVGDLTVPKKMKKLSQQVYTRLVRWNEIWEDDAEGAQVDYLLRTVYATDDTPDPQAPLWAAGLSAYMDEVRTQVRADRLLAGEVHWPEVTRLNTKEN; the protein is encoded by the coding sequence ATGCTCGACAAATTCCTCAGCTCGCTCGGCGAAAGTCTGGGTCTGAAAAAGCCCAGTCCGACGCGCGTGGCCGGCGAAGCCCTCTATGCGGCGGCTGTGGCGCAGTCGCGTCAGGTCGTTTTCTATACCGATTACGGCGTAAAGGATGAGATCGGGGCGCGATTCGAGCTTCTGGTGCTGCATGTTGTTCTGCTGATCAACCGCCTGAAATCAGACGAGGAACAGTACCGCGAAACCTCTCAGGCCCTGTTCGATTCGCTGCTTCTGGCGCTGGATGACACGCTGCGCGAACAGGGGGTGGGCGATCTGACCGTGCCGAAAAAGATGAAAAAGCTCAGCCAGCAGGTCTATACGCGGCTGGTGCGCTGGAACGAAATCTGGGAAGACGATGCAGAGGGTGCGCAGGTCGATTACCTGTTACGCACCGTCTATGCCACGGATGACACCCCGGACCCGCAGGCCCCTCTGTGGGCGGCGGGTTTGAGCGCCTATATGGATGAGGTCCGCACGCAGGTGCGTGCAGACAGATTGCTGGCCGGTGAGGTACACTGGCCGGAAGTAACGCGTTTAAATACCAAGGAGAACTGA
- a CDS encoding outer membrane protein assembly factor BamE, producing the protein MIKPSTLLALAAVAAAASTLGACAPSVSRQGYLAIEANPATDIKVGEDTQTSVRTKFGSPSQVATFDPGVWYYITQTTSKMTYKPATLTSRSVTIVEFDKETQAVKTVKTLSLADSRDIALNPNKTPTRGRELTALEQILGNVGRQTLTNEEDTNPGGQRRRE; encoded by the coding sequence ATGATCAAGCCGTCCACCCTTCTGGCTCTCGCCGCCGTTGCCGCCGCCGCTTCCACGCTCGGCGCTTGCGCCCCCAGCGTTTCGCGTCAGGGCTATCTCGCCATCGAAGCCAATCCCGCCACCGACATCAAGGTGGGTGAGGATACGCAGACCAGCGTGCGCACTAAGTTCGGCTCTCCGTCTCAGGTCGCCACCTTCGACCCCGGCGTCTGGTACTATATCACTCAAACGACCTCGAAAATGACCTACAAGCCCGCGACCCTGACGTCGCGCAGCGTCACCATCGTCGAATTCGACAAGGAGACGCAGGCGGTCAAAACCGTGAAAACCCTGTCGCTGGCCGACAGCCGTGATATAGCGCTGAACCCCAATAAGACGCCGACCCGCGGCCGTGAACTGACGGCTCTTGAGCAGATCCTCGGCAACGTCGGTCGTCAGACCCTCACCAACGAAGAAGACACCAATCCGGGCGGCCAGCGCCGCCGCGAATAG
- a CDS encoding sodium-translocating pyrophosphatase, producing the protein MTSWIGLVIAAGVLGLVYGVVQTLSLLKKPQGNARMQEIAAAIQEGAGAYLKRQYTTIAIVGVVIFIAAFLVLGTYAAVGFLIGAVLSGAAGFAGMLISVRANVRTAEAASHSLQQGLNLAFGAGAVTGLFVASGALLGVAGYYFILTDVLGLEATSRPVIDALVALGFGASLISIFARLGGGIFTKGADVGGDMVGKVEAGIPEDDPRNPATIADNVGDNVGDCAGMAADLFETYAVTTVATMVLGAIFFAGTALVGPMMLLPLVICGACIITSIIGTFFVKLGKDNHIMNALYKGLIVTGVLSIGALAAVIELVIGFDTPITYSGAPSGFTGLTLFWCGLIGLAVTAGFIVVTEYYTGTGKRPVVSIAQASVTGHGTNVIQGLAVSMEATAIPALIIVGGIIGCYLLAGLYGIAIATTTMLALAGMIVALDAFGPVTDNAGGIAEMAGLDKAVRHTTDALDAVGNTTKAVTKGYAIGSAGLGALVLFAAYTSDLKYFAANAAPGSFFEGLGELTFSLSSPWVVVGLLIGGLLPYLFGGMGMTAVGKAAQAVVEEVRRQFREDSGIMAGTSKPNYGRAVDMLTKAAIREMVVPSLLPVLSPLVLFGIVYAIGGAVPAFEALGAMLLGVIVTGLFVAISMTSGGGAWDNAKKSFEDGFVDKDGVRHLKGSEAHKASVTGDTVGDPYKDTAGPAVNPMIKITNIVALLLLAVLAHVA; encoded by the coding sequence ATGACGTCATGGATAGGGCTGGTCATAGCGGCTGGCGTGTTAGGTTTGGTGTATGGGGTCGTTCAGACCCTCAGTCTGCTTAAAAAACCACAGGGCAATGCCCGGATGCAGGAAATCGCTGCGGCGATTCAGGAAGGGGCCGGGGCCTATCTTAAGCGGCAATATACGACGATTGCCATTGTCGGCGTGGTCATCTTTATCGCGGCCTTTCTGGTGCTGGGCACCTATGCCGCGGTTGGGTTCCTGATCGGGGCGGTCCTGTCCGGGGCGGCGGGCTTTGCCGGAATGCTGATTTCGGTACGCGCTAATGTACGCACCGCCGAAGCCGCCTCGCACAGCCTGCAACAGGGGCTGAACCTCGCCTTTGGCGCCGGGGCCGTGACCGGCCTGTTTGTGGCATCGGGCGCATTGTTGGGCGTGGCGGGCTATTATTTCATACTGACCGACGTTCTGGGCCTTGAGGCCACCAGCCGTCCGGTGATCGACGCCCTGGTGGCGCTGGGCTTTGGCGCGTCTCTGATCTCGATTTTTGCGCGTCTGGGGGGCGGTATCTTCACCAAAGGGGCCGATGTTGGCGGCGATATGGTGGGCAAGGTCGAGGCGGGCATCCCCGAAGACGACCCGCGTAACCCGGCCACCATTGCCGACAATGTGGGCGACAATGTCGGCGACTGTGCTGGGATGGCGGCGGACCTGTTTGAAACCTATGCCGTGACGACGGTTGCCACCATGGTGCTGGGGGCGATCTTCTTTGCGGGTACGGCTCTGGTTGGGCCGATGATGCTGCTGCCGCTGGTGATCTGCGGCGCGTGTATTATCACCTCGATTATCGGCACCTTCTTCGTCAAGCTGGGTAAGGACAACCACATTATGAACGCCCTGTATAAGGGCCTGATCGTTACCGGCGTTCTGTCTATCGGCGCTTTGGCGGCGGTGATTGAACTGGTGATCGGCTTTGACACGCCCATCACCTATTCGGGCGCGCCGTCGGGCTTTACCGGCCTGACCCTGTTCTGGTGCGGCCTGATCGGGCTGGCGGTGACGGCGGGCTTCATTGTTGTCACTGAATACTATACCGGCACGGGCAAGCGCCCCGTGGTGTCAATCGCGCAGGCCTCAGTCACCGGGCATGGCACCAATGTCATTCAGGGTCTGGCCGTTTCGATGGAGGCCACGGCCATTCCGGCCCTGATCATCGTCGGTGGCATCATCGGCTGTTACCTGCTGGCCGGGCTTTACGGCATTGCCATTGCCACCACCACTATGCTGGCTTTGGCCGGGATGATCGTGGCGCTGGATGCCTTCGGGCCGGTCACCGACAATGCCGGGGGGATCGCCGAAATGGCGGGCCTCGATAAGGCGGTGCGCCACACCACCGACGCGCTGGACGCCGTGGGCAATACCACAAAGGCCGTTACCAAGGGCTATGCCATCGGTTCGGCCGGTCTGGGGGCGCTGGTTCTGTTTGCGGCCTATACGTCTGACCTCAAATATTTCGCAGCCAATGCGGCACCGGGCTCCTTCTTTGAGGGGCTGGGCGAACTGACCTTCTCCCTGTCCTCGCCGTGGGTGGTGGTCGGGTTGCTGATCGGTGGTCTTCTGCCCTATCTGTTTGGCGGCATGGGCATGACGGCGGTCGGCAAGGCGGCGCAGGCCGTGGTCGAAGAGGTGCGACGTCAGTTCCGCGAAGATTCCGGCATCATGGCCGGGACGTCCAAGCCCAACTATGGCCGCGCCGTGGACATGCTGACCAAGGCCGCCATCCGCGAAATGGTCGTGCCGTCCCTGCTGCCGGTCCTGTCGCCTCTGGTCCTGTTCGGAATCGTCTATGCCATAGGTGGTGCGGTCCCGGCCTTTGAAGCGCTGGGGGCCATGCTGCTGGGTGTGATCGTTACGGGTCTGTTCGTCGCCATTTCAATGACGTCAGGCGGCGGGGCCTGGGACAATGCCAAAAAGTCGTTCGAGGACGGCTTTGTCGATAAGGACGGCGTTCGTCACCTCAAGGGCTCCGAAGCGCACAAGGCCTCGGTGACCGGCGACACAGTGGGCGATCCGTATAAGGATACGGCCGGCCCGGCGGTCAATCCGATGATCAAGATCACCAATATCGTCGCGTTACTGCTGCTGGCTGTGCTGGCGCATGTAGCCTGA
- the thiL gene encoding thiamine-phosphate kinase, whose amino-acid sequence MTGDNSEFSVIDRLFKPLAGLNAEARGLIDDVAVLGAREGYDLVVTTDAMVEGVHFLSTDPLDQVARKLLRVNISDLVAKGADPYGYQLLTAWPKGMAYEGKAAFAAGLRIDQDEFDFDLFGGDTVSTEGPLLLSITAFGHAPVGRALSRAGARVGDRLLVGGFIGDAHLGLRVLRGEFDELSEAHKAHLVQAYRLPQPRDDLAEVVLDHAHASMDVSDGLIADALHMARASEVTLVIDLDRVPTSAAARAAIALGADVTDLITGGDDYQILCTANAAGAEALKAAGLHEIGHCEAGTGEVSVISGGKVIEIEDKGWVHV is encoded by the coding sequence ATGACCGGCGACAACAGCGAATTCAGCGTCATCGACCGGTTGTTCAAGCCTCTGGCCGGACTGAATGCCGAAGCGCGTGGTCTGATCGACGATGTGGCGGTGCTGGGGGCGCGCGAAGGCTATGACCTTGTGGTCACCACCGATGCCATGGTCGAAGGGGTGCACTTCCTTTCGACCGATCCGCTCGATCAGGTGGCGCGCAAGCTGTTGCGGGTCAATATTTCCGACCTCGTGGCCAAGGGGGCCGACCCCTATGGCTATCAGCTCCTGACCGCCTGGCCCAAGGGCATGGCCTATGAGGGCAAGGCGGCCTTTGCGGCGGGCCTGCGCATCGATCAGGATGAATTTGATTTCGACCTGTTCGGCGGCGATACGGTTTCGACCGAAGGACCTTTGCTGCTCAGCATTACCGCCTTTGGTCATGCGCCCGTAGGCCGCGCCCTGTCGCGCGCCGGCGCGCGGGTAGGGGACCGTCTGCTGGTCGGCGGCTTTATCGGTGACGCCCATCTGGGCCTGCGCGTGCTGCGCGGAGAGTTCGATGAGTTGTCTGAGGCGCACAAGGCGCATCTGGTGCAGGCCTATCGCCTGCCTCAACCGCGCGACGATCTGGCCGAAGTGGTGCTCGACCATGCCCACGCGTCGATGGACGTGTCCGACGGTCTGATCGCCGATGCTTTACACATGGCCAGAGCCTCTGAGGTGACCCTTGTGATCGACCTCGACCGCGTGCCGACCTCGGCGGCGGCGCGCGCTGCCATTGCGTTGGGGGCCGATGTGACCGACCTGATCACCGGCGGCGACGATTACCAGATCCTATGCACGGCGAATGCTGCCGGAGCCGAGGCCCTGAAAGCCGCCGGTCTCCATGAAATCGGCCATTGCGAAGCCGGAACCGGCGAGGTTTCGGTCATCAGCGGCGGCAAGGTCATCGAGATCGAGGACAAGGGCTGGGTCCACGTCTGA
- the nusB gene encoding transcription antitermination factor NusB yields MVDPLSLKSVIEQLNANEAAESGRLSLKEKRARTVARLVLVQALYQMEIAGTGVESVIREFADFRFDGNIEGECGEEQRLGTADEAFFADGLRTIVKAQAEIDVLIAERLASNWRLDRIDTTLRAILRAGAWELKFRPDVAVEVVINEYVEIAKAFFGNEEARFVNGALDGIAKDAR; encoded by the coding sequence ATGGTTGATCCGCTGAGCCTGAAATCGGTCATTGAGCAACTGAACGCCAATGAGGCCGCTGAGTCCGGACGCCTGTCGCTGAAGGAAAAGCGCGCCCGCACGGTGGCGCGTCTGGTGCTGGTGCAGGCCCTCTATCAGATGGAAATTGCCGGGACGGGCGTCGAGTCGGTCATCCGTGAATTTGCTGATTTCCGCTTTGATGGGAACATCGAAGGCGAGTGCGGCGAGGAGCAGCGTTTAGGCACGGCGGATGAGGCCTTTTTCGCTGATGGTCTGCGCACCATCGTCAAGGCTCAGGCCGAGATTGACGTGCTGATTGCAGAGCGTCTGGCCTCTAACTGGCGTCTCGACCGGATCGACACCACGCTGCGCGCCATCCTGCGCGCCGGGGCGTGGGAGCTGAAATTCCGCCCCGATGTCGCCGTAGAGGTGGTAATCAACGAATATGTCGAGATCGCCAAGGCCTTCTTCGGCAATGAAGAGGCGCGGTTCGTCAACGGCGCTCTGGACGGTATCGCCAAGGACGCGAGGTAA
- a CDS encoding 6,7-dimethyl-8-ribityllumazine synthase: MTIDTPLRILIVESRFYEDISDELLAGAKAALEAYGAEYDVITVPGAFEVPGAIAMAEDASQGPAGRKYDGYVALGCVIRGETTHYDYVCEESARGLMDLTLKQLLCIGYGILTVEDEDQAWARARRSEGDKGGTVAKVALDMIALKKALRGGNHG; encoded by the coding sequence TTGACCATTGATACCCCCCTGCGCATCCTCATCGTCGAAAGCCGTTTTTATGAGGACATTTCCGATGAGCTTCTGGCCGGCGCCAAGGCGGCGCTGGAAGCCTATGGCGCGGAATATGACGTGATCACCGTGCCGGGGGCGTTTGAGGTGCCGGGCGCCATCGCTATGGCCGAAGACGCATCGCAAGGCCCCGCCGGGCGCAAATATGACGGCTATGTCGCGCTGGGTTGCGTCATCCGTGGTGAGACGACCCACTACGACTATGTGTGCGAGGAATCGGCACGCGGCCTGATGGACCTGACGCTGAAGCAACTGCTGTGCATTGGCTATGGCATCCTGACCGTCGAGGACGAGGATCAGGCCTGGGCCCGCGCCCGCCGTTCGGAAGGCGACAAGGGCGGCACGGTAGCCAAGGTGGCGCTCGACATGATCGCCCTGAAAAAGGCCCTGCGCGGAGGCAATCATGGTTGA